In the genome of Poecile atricapillus isolate bPoeAtr1 chromosome 30, bPoeAtr1.hap1, whole genome shotgun sequence, one region contains:
- the THAP7 gene encoding THAP domain-containing protein 7 has product MPRHCSAAGCCTRDTRDTRGRGISFHRLPRRDDPRRAQWLENSRRRDPSGGGRWDPSSKYIYFCSQHFESSCFELVGYSGYHRLKEGAVPTVFAVGPSRPPRPPRPKPPPPDSDPPKPLRGARRWKREPLPSPPDPPFPSDASCFPRDTKDPRPPPAGDHGGVPALPGPCGSIPETLLVATGDEEATTTPALPEGAPPTPPGPPGPPSPSLFMLRLPPRAGSYIQSEHSYQVGSALLWKRRAEAALDALDKAQRQLQAGKRREQRLRLRLAELQRERRAAPEPRRSPKEAPALVELELLGDGGGS; this is encoded by the exons ATGCCCCGTCACTGCTCCGCCGCCGGCTGCTGCACCCGCGACACCCGCGACACCCGCGGCAGAGGCATCTCCTTCCACCG gctgccgCGCAGGGACGACCCTCGCCGGGCGCAGTGGTTGGAGAACAGCCGGCGCCGGGACCCCTCGGGCGGGGGGCGCTGGGACCCCAGCTCCAAATACATCTACTTCTGTTCCCAGCACTTCGAGAGCTCCTGCTTCGAGCTGGTGGGGTACAG TGGCTACCACCGCCTGAAGGAAGGGGCCGTGCCCACCGTGTTCGCCGTGGGCCCCTcgcggcccccccggcccccccggccGAAGCCCCCCCCTCCCGACAGcgacccccccaaacccctgcgGGGCGCCCGCAGGTGGAA ACGAGAGCCCCTCCCATCCCCTCCGGACCCCCCGTTCCCCTCGGACGCCTCCTGCTTCCCGCGGGACACCAAAGACCCCCGGCCACCCCCGGCCGGCGACCACGGCGGCGTCCCGGCTCTGCCCGGGCCCTGCGGCTCCATCCCCGAGACCCTGCTGGTGGCCACGGGCGACGAGGAAGCCACGACCACCCCGGCTCTACCCGAGGGAGCCCCCCCGACccctccgggacccccgggacccccatcACCGTCTCTGTTCATGCTGCGGCTGCCGCCCCGCGCCGGTTCCTACATCCAGAGCGAGCACAGCTACCAGGTGGGCAGCGCTCTGCTCTGGAAGCGCCGCGCCGAAGCCGCGCTGGACGCGCTGGACAAAGCCCAGCGGCAGCTCCAGGCCGGGAAACGCCGCGAGCAGAGGCTGAGGCTGCGGCTGGCCGAGCtccagagggagaggagagcgGCGCCGGAGCCCCGGAGGAGCCCCAAGGAAGCGCCGGCCTTGGTGGagttggagctgctgggagacggaggagggagctga
- the LOC131589804 gene encoding myosin heavy chain, embryonic smooth muscle isoform-like — protein MMDTGDRGGRSPPRLAQSQRRRDLEEELRDLSNQVAALKRSLAAERGRSLMEGGALRALEIAVGGAQARVGGACRALDRAKERLRLQEEAGQLLWAELEAARAAKVGAELRAQEAESQCQARGAELERLRQAVQAAQLSRRRAEQERDQAAAKVGHALQSSAPSGDPAALQAALEELREHNRDLREHLRQRMGQVEELRRALVAAGSRAQDAQAALARLAQEQRRLRERLQQPRDPPGTPEPALRARCAHLQELLRREGGARLALARAARATGRRLRVLVAEAEEQRLLAERYRLQARATEAAGRLLAEQVAAVAAGTAQALAQGHHLRRELEDVGDGAAATARDVAVLRARLRCDPMNLSRTVRRMLRDGDDSEDSGDSGDSGTPPGAPLEPTPSTGGTP, from the exons ATGAtggacacgggggacaggggaggACGCAGCCCCCCCCGGCTGGCACAG TCCCAGCGCCGCCGGGACCTGGAGGAGGAGCTGCGGGACCTCAGCAACCAG GTGGCAGCGTTAAAGCGGAGCCTGGCGGCGGAGCGTGGGCGGAGCCTGATGGAGGGCGGGGCTCTGCGGGCGCTGGAGATCGCGGTGGGCGGAGCCCAGGCCCGGGTGGGCGGAGCCTGTCGGGCCCTGGACCGGGCCAAGGAGCGGCTGCGGCTGCAGGAG GAGGCGGGGCAGCTTCTGTGGGCGGAGCTGGAGGCCGCCCGTGCTGCCAAGGTGGGGGCGGAGCTCCGGGCACAGGAGGCGGAGTCTCAGTGCCAGGCCCGGGGGGCGGAGCTGGAGCGGCTGCGCCAG GCGGTGCAGGCTGCCCAGCTCTCCCGGCGCCGGGCGGAGCAGGAGCGCGACCAGGCGGCTGCAAAGGTGGGCCACGCCCTCCAGAGCAG CGCCCCCTCTGGGGACCCCGCGGCGCTGCAGGCGGCGCTGGAGGAGCTGCGGGAGCACAACCGGGACCTGCGGGAACACCTGAGACAGAGAatgggacag GTGGAGGAGCTGCGGCGGGCGCTGGTGGCCGCGGGCTCGCGGGCTCAGGACGCTCAGGCTGCGCTGGCCCGGCTGGCGCAGGAGCAGCggcggctgcgggagcggctgcagcagccccgggacccccccgggacccccgagcccGCCCTGCGCGCCCGCTGCGCccacctgcaggagctgctgcggCGAGAGGGGGG GGCGCGGCTGGCCCTGGCCCGGGCTGCGCGTGCCACCGGCCGGCGCCTGCGGGTGTTGGTGGCCGAGGCGGAGGAGCAGCGGCTGCTGGCGGAGCGCTACCGGCTGCAG GCCCGTGCCACCGAGGCCGCTGGCCGGCTCCTGGCTGAGCAGGTGGCCGCAGTGGCCGCGGGCACGGCCCAAGCGCTGGCCCAGGGCCACCACCTGCGCCGGGAGCTCGAGGACGTCGGGGACGGGGCCGCGGCCACCGCCAGGGACGTGGCCGTGCTCAGGGCGCGCCTCag gtgtgaccccatGAACCTGTCCCGCACCGTCCGGCGGATGCTGCGGGACGGGGACGACTCCgaggacagcggggacagcggggacagcgggaccccccccggagcccccctGGAACCCACCCCCAGCACCGGGGgcaccccctga